ACAAAAGGGCTTATACAAAAATTCGGTCCAGATAGGGTTATAGATACTCCAATTTCTGAAGCAGGATTTATAGGTGCAGCTATAGGTGCAGCGTTAGCAGGACTTAGACCAGTGGTAGAACTAATGTTTGTAGATTTCTTTGGAGTAGCCATGGATCAGATCTATAACCAAATGGCCAAATTAAGATATATGTCAGGTGGGCAGTTAAAAGTACCAGTCACGTTAAGGGCTCCAATAGGTGCAGGAATAAGTGCTGCAGCTCAACACTCTCAAACGCTATATTCCATATTTGCTCACGTTCCTGGACTAAAAGTAGTCGTTCCTTCTACACCATATGATGCTAAAGGCTTATTGATATCATCAATAAGAGATGATAATCCCGTTATATTCTTAGAGCATAAGGTACTATATGGCTTAAAAGGGGAAGTGCCAGAGGAGGAATATACAATACCTCTCGGAAAAGCTGATATAAAAAGAGAAGGCGATGACGTAACAGTAATCGGATTAGCTAGGACAGTATGGCACGCTTTAGATGCCGCTGAACAGTTATCAAAAGAGGGTATAAGTATTGAGGTTATAGATCCGAGGACGATAGTGCCATTTGATAAGGAAACCGTACTTAAATCTGTGAAAAAGACCGGTAGAGTAGTAATAGTTGATGAAGATTATGATAGGTGCGGGTTTGCTTCATGGGTGGCGTCGATAATAGTTGATGAGGCTTTTGAATATTTAGATGCTCCGATAAAGAGAATAACCACACCTAATGTACCAATTCCCTTTAGCCCTCCATTGGAACAATATATATTACCAGATGCTAAGAAGATAATTAACACAGTTAAATCGATATTGGGGTAAAGTGATTGCCTAGTATTGGCATTATTATAAATCCAGAGTCTGGAAAAGACATAAGAAGACTAGTTGGTAATGCACCTTTCATAACGAATTACACTAAAATTGACGTAATAAAACGTTTTTTACTTGGGCTTAATGCTACTGATGCTGTTGATGAAGTAGTTTTTATGCCAGATTTTTACGGAATAGCCCTAGATGTTATAGAAGATCTTAAGGATAGGGTAAATTTTGATTTAAATACTATAGCTATGAAAGTCGAAAATAGTGTTAATGATACTATTTTAGCGTCAAAATACATGAGCGAAATTGGAGTAAATGCAATAGTAAGCGCTGGAGGCGATGGTACCCTTAGGGCTGTATATAAAGGTAT
The genomic region above belongs to Saccharolobus caldissimus and contains:
- a CDS encoding alpha-ketoacid dehydrogenase subunit beta, encoding MERDPSVILMGEDIGVYGGAFGVTKGLIQKFGPDRVIDTPISEAGFIGAAIGAALAGLRPVVELMFVDFFGVAMDQIYNQMAKLRYMSGGQLKVPVTLRAPIGAGISAAAQHSQTLYSIFAHVPGLKVVVPSTPYDAKGLLISSIRDDNPVIFLEHKVLYGLKGEVPEEEYTIPLGKADIKREGDDVTVIGLARTVWHALDAAEQLSKEGISIEVIDPRTIVPFDKETVLKSVKKTGRVVIVDEDYDRCGFASWVASIIVDEAFEYLDAPIKRITTPNVPIPFSPPLEQYILPDAKKIINTVKSILG